A single window of Helicobacter pylori NCTC 11637 = CCUG 17874 = ATCC 43504 = JCM 12093 DNA harbors:
- the hopI gene encoding Hop family outer membrane protein HopI yields MQNFVFNKKWLIYSSLLPLFFLNPLAAEDDGFFMGVSYQTSLAVQRVDNSGLNASQAASTYIRQNAIALESAAVPLAYYLEAMGQQTRVLMQMLCPDPSKRCLLYAGGYKNGSSNTNGDTGNNPPRGNVNATFDMQSLVNNLNKLTQLIGETLIRNPENLSNAKVFNVKFGNQSTVIALPEGLANVMDALNNDITTALTTLWYNQTLTNKSFNSGNSVNFSPEVLQHLLQDGLATASNNQTICNTQNQCTATNEAKSIAQNAQNIFQALMQAGILGGLANEKQFGFTYNKAPNGSDSQQGYQSFSGLGYYTKNGNTTQAPLKNLPAGATIGSGNGQYTYHPSSAVYYLADSIIANGITASMIFSGMQNFANKAAKLTGTSSYSQMQDAINYGKSLLNNTVSYGDFITNWVAPYLDLNNKGLNFLPNYGGQLNGANHQTPQLTPQQAQQEQKVIMNQLEQATNAPTPAQIDRILANPYSPTAKTLMAYGLYRSKAVIGGVIDEMQTKVNQVYQMGFARNFLEHNSNSNNMNGFGVKIGYKQFFGKKRMFGLRYYGFYDFGYAQFGTGSSLVKATLSSYGAGTDFLYNVFTRKRGTEAIDIGFFAGIQLAGQTWKTNFLDQVDGNHLKPKDTSFQFLFDLGIRTNFSKIAHQKRSRFSQGIEFGLKIPVLYHTYYQSEGVTAKYRRAFSFYVGYNIGF; encoded by the coding sequence TTGCAAAACTTTGTTTTTAATAAAAAATGGCTTATCTATTCTAGCCTACTCCCCTTATTTTTTCTCAATCCCTTAGCGGCAGAAGATGACGGGTTTTTTATGGGGGTGAGTTATCAAACTTCTCTAGCCGTTCAAAGGGTGGATAACTCAGGGCTTAACGCCAGTCAAGCCGCATCCACCTACATCCGCCAAAACGCTATCGCTCTAGAATCTGCGGCGGTGCCTTTAGCCTATTATTTAGAAGCGATGGGCCAACAAACGAGGGTTTTAATGCAAATGCTCTGCCCTGATCCTTCTAAAAGATGTTTGCTCTATGCGGGTGGCTATAAAAACGGATCAAGTAATACTAACGGCGATACAGGCAACAACCCCCCAAGAGGCAATGTCAATGCCACCTTTGATATGCAATCTCTAGTCAATAATTTAAACAAACTCACCCAACTCATCGGCGAGACTTTAATCCGTAACCCTGAAAATCTTTCTAACGCCAAAGTCTTTAACGTCAAATTTGGCAATCAAAGCACCGTTATTGCTTTACCTGAAGGCCTAGCCAATGTCATGGACGCTCTCAATAACGATATTACCACCGCTTTAACCACGCTCTGGTATAACCAAACCTTAACGAATAAATCTTTTAATAGCGGTAATTCCGTGAATTTTAGCCCTGAAGTCTTGCAACACCTTTTACAAGACGGCTTAGCCACAGCAAGCAACAATCAAACCATTTGCAACACTCAAAACCAATGCACCGCTACCAATGAAGCTAAATCTATCGCTCAAAACGCCCAAAACATCTTCCAGGCTTTAATGCAAGCAGGGATTTTAGGGGGCTTAGCCAATGAAAAGCAATTTGGCTTCACTTATAATAAAGCCCCTAATGGTAGCGATTCCCAACAAGGCTACCAAAGCTTTAGCGGCCTAGGTTATTACACCAAAAACGGCAACACCACGCAAGCGCCCTTAAAAAACTTACCCGCTGGAGCGACAATTGGATCAGGCAATGGCCAATACACCTACCACCCCAGCTCGGCAGTCTATTATTTAGCCGATAGCATCATCGCTAATGGCATCACCGCTTCCATGATTTTTTCAGGCATGCAAAATTTCGCCAATAAAGCCGCTAAACTGACAGGCACTTCAAGCTATAGCCAGATGCAAGATGCGATCAACTATGGGAAAAGCTTGCTCAATAACACCGTATCGTATGGGGATTTCATCACCAATTGGGTCGCCCCCTATTTGGATTTAAACAATAAAGGTTTGAATTTCTTGCCTAATTATGGGGGGCAATTGAATGGTGCTAATCATCAAACCCCACAATTAACCCCACAACAAGCCCAGCAAGAACAAAAAGTGATCATGAACCAACTAGAGCAAGCCACAAACGCCCCCACCCCCGCGCAAATAGACAGGATCTTAGCCAACCCCTATTCCCCCACGGCAAAAACTTTAATGGCTTATGGGCTTTATCGCTCTAAAGCAGTGATTGGTGGGGTGATTGATGAAATGCAAACTAAAGTGAATCAAGTCTATCAAATGGGCTTTGCTAGGAATTTTTTGGAGCATAACTCTAATTCTAATAACATGAACGGCTTTGGCGTGAAAATAGGCTATAAGCAATTCTTTGGCAAAAAGCGCATGTTTGGGCTTAGGTATTATGGCTTTTATGATTTTGGTTACGCTCAATTTGGCACAGGATCTTCTTTAGTGAAAGCCACCCTCTCTAGCTATGGTGCAGGCACAGACTTTCTTTATAATGTTTTTACCCGAAAAAGAGGGACTGAAGCGATAGATATAGGTTTTTTTGCCGGCATCCAACTTGCAGGGCAAACCTGGAAAACGAACTTTTTAGATCAAGTGGATGGCAACCATCTTAAGCCTAAGGACACTTCTTTCCAATTCCTTTTTGATTTAGGCATAAGGACTAATTTTTCCAAAATCGCTCATCAAAAAAGATCTCGTTTTTCTCAAGGGATAGAATTTGGCCTTAAAATACCGGTGCTTTATCACACCTATTACCAATCAGAAGGCGTTACAGCGAAGTATAGAAGAGCCTTTAGTTTTTATGTGGGCTACAACATAGGCTTTTGA
- the murG gene encoding undecaprenyldiphospho-muramoylpentapeptide beta-N-acetylglucosaminyltransferase gives MKFALTGGGTGGHLSIAKALAIELEKQGVEAIYLGSTYGQDKEWFENSPLFSERYFFNTQGVVNKSFFKKINSLFLQAKAAFKAKEILKKHQITHTISVGGFSAGPASFASLLNKIPLYIHEQNAIKGSLNRYLSPKTKAVFSSYAFKDKGNHVLTSYPVQNAFFDFARTRTEIKHILFLGGSQGAKAINEFALLNAPKLTKQGIKITHICGPNSYEQVRFFYQELGLLDKVELFAFHNNIIEVMHRADLCVSRAGASSVWELCANGLPTIFIPYPFASNNHQYYNVLEFEKENLCYVAPQNELLPKKLFEVIRKLNQKDDQGNKNLTTISTKLQQKIAKDGAKTIIETILST, from the coding sequence ATGAAATTCGCTCTTACAGGGGGAGGCACAGGGGGGCATCTCTCTATCGCTAAAGCCTTAGCCATAGAATTAGAAAAGCAAGGCGTAGAGGCCATTTATCTAGGCTCCACTTATGGGCAGGATAAAGAATGGTTTGAAAATAGCCCCCTATTTAGCGAACGCTATTTTTTCAACACGCAAGGCGTGGTCAATAAGAGCTTTTTTAAAAAAATAAATTCTTTATTCTTGCAAGCTAAAGCCGCATTTAAGGCTAAAGAAATCTTAAAAAAACACCAGATCACGCACACCATTAGCGTGGGAGGGTTTAGCGCAGGGCCGGCGAGTTTTGCAAGCTTGCTCAATAAAATACCCCTTTATATCCATGAGCAAAATGCGATTAAAGGCTCTCTTAATCGCTATCTTTCCCCCAAAACTAAAGCGGTGTTTTCAAGCTATGCCTTTAAAGATAAAGGAAATCATGTTTTAACCTCCTATCCTGTGCAAAACGCTTTTTTTGATTTTGCTAGGACTCGCACTGAAATCAAGCACATTTTATTTTTAGGCGGTTCGCAAGGGGCAAAAGCGATCAATGAATTCGCTTTATTAAACGCTCCTAAACTCACCAAACAAGGGATTAAGATCACGCACATTTGCGGCCCCAATTCTTATGAACAAGTGCGTTTTTTTTACCAGGAATTGGGGCTGTTGGACAAGGTAGAATTGTTCGCTTTCCACAACAACATCATAGAAGTCATGCATAGAGCGGATTTGTGTGTGAGCAGAGCCGGAGCGAGTAGCGTGTGGGAATTGTGTGCCAATGGCTTACCCACGATTTTTATCCCCTACCCTTTTGCGAGCAATAACCACCAGTATTACAATGTCTTAGAATTTGAAAAAGAAAACCTATGCTATGTTGCGCCTCAAAATGAATTATTGCCTAAAAAACTCTTTGAAGTCATTAGAAAGCTCAACCAAAAAGACGATCAAGGCAACAAAAACCTAACCACCATCAGCACCAAATTGCAGCAAAAAATCGCTAAAGACGGCGCAAAAACCATTATTGAAACGATTTTGAGCACCTAA
- the fliW gene encoding flagellar assembly protein FliW produces MNYFLKAPILGFEHISEVRLEKIDSLFSRLIGQTNSPMALDMVLVNPYCLREYSFVIPKYIELLLELDSHSKVEVYCVVVLQKNLEDSMVNFLAPLVFNSKNGFGAQVALSMMDYPDFGFRDPLKSFVIQERERA; encoded by the coding sequence GTGAATTACTTTTTAAAAGCCCCTATTTTAGGATTTGAGCATATTAGTGAAGTGCGTTTGGAAAAAATTGATTCCTTATTCAGCCGATTAATTGGTCAAACCAATTCCCCCATGGCGTTGGATATGGTTTTAGTGAATCCTTATTGTTTGAGGGAATACAGCTTTGTGATACCCAAATACATAGAATTACTGCTAGAATTAGATTCTCATTCCAAAGTAGAGGTGTATTGCGTGGTCGTGTTGCAAAAAAATTTAGAAGATTCTATGGTTAATTTCTTAGCCCCTTTAGTGTTTAATTCCAAAAATGGCTTTGGCGCTCAAGTGGCGCTTTCTATGATGGATTATCCGGATTTTGGCTTTAGAGACCCTTTAAAAAGCTTTGTGATTCAAGAAAGAGAACGAGCGTAA
- the valS gene encoding valine--tRNA ligase, with protein sequence MKQEPTTYQPEEIEKKIYEICSHRGYFEINGNEKIQEKNKRFCLMMPPPNVTGILHIGHALTLSLQDILARYKRMDGYKTLYQPGLDHAGIATQNVVEKQLLSQGIKKEDLGREEFVQKVWEWKEKSGGAILEQMKRLGVSAAFSRTRFTMDKGLQRAVKLAFLKWYEKGLIIQDNYMVNWCTKDGALSDIEVEYEERKGALYYIRYYLENQKDYLVVATTRPETLFGDSALMVNPNDERYRHLVGQKVILPLIHRAIPIIADAHVEMEFGTGCVKVTPGHDFNDYEVGKRHHLEAIKIFDEKGILNAHCGEFENLERLEARDKVVEKLKENALLEKIEEHVHQVGHCYRCHNVVEPYVSKQWFVKPEIAQSSIEKIQQGLARFYPSNWINNYNAWMRELRPWCISRQLFWGHQIPVFTCENNHQFVSLDAPLNCPTCKSEKLEQDKDVLDTWFSSGLWAFSTLGWGQEKSGLFNENDLKDFYPNTTLITGFDILFFWVARMLFCSESLLGELPFKDIYLHALVRDEKGEKMSKSKGNVIDPLEMIEKYGADSLRFTLANLCATGRDIKLSTTHLENNKNFANKIFNAVSYLKLKQEAFKDRERLNEYQTALGRYAKSHLNLVTKEVRNALDNYRFNDATTLLYRFLWGEFCDWFIEFSKVENEAIDELGSVLKEALKLLHPFMPFISESLYHKLSNTELENTHSIMVMPYPKDLAQDEKLEHEFEVIKDCIVSLRRLKIMLETPPIVLKEASVGLREAIENTERLQTYAQKLARLEKVSVISSKPLKSVSDVGEFCQTYANLENLDLSPLVVRLKKQLEKLEKEKLKLNLHNENFVKNAPKSVLEKAKESLKTLLEKESKIKQELDLLEQP encoded by the coding sequence ATGAAACAAGAACCCACCACCTACCAACCAGAAGAGATAGAAAAAAAGATTTATGAAATTTGCTCTCATAGGGGGTATTTTGAAATCAATGGCAATGAAAAAATTCAAGAAAAAAACAAACGATTTTGCTTGATGATGCCCCCTCCTAATGTGACCGGTATCTTACACATAGGGCATGCCCTAACTTTAAGCTTGCAAGATATTTTAGCGCGTTATAAGCGCATGGACGGGTATAAGACTTTGTATCAGCCTGGGTTGGATCACGCTGGCATTGCGACGCAAAATGTCGTGGAAAAGCAGCTTTTAAGTCAAGGGATTAAAAAAGAAGATTTAGGGCGTGAAGAGTTCGTTCAAAAAGTGTGGGAATGGAAAGAAAAGAGCGGAGGAGCGATTTTAGAGCAAATGAAGCGTTTAGGCGTGAGCGCGGCTTTTTCTAGGACTCGTTTCACGATGGATAAGGGCTTGCAAAGAGCGGTTAAATTGGCGTTTTTGAAATGGTATGAAAAAGGTCTCATTATTCAAGATAATTACATGGTGAATTGGTGCACTAAAGACGGGGCGTTGAGCGATATTGAAGTGGAGTATGAAGAGCGTAAGGGGGCGTTGTATTATATTAGATATTATTTAGAAAATCAAAAAGATTATTTAGTGGTGGCCACCACACGCCCTGAAACTTTGTTTGGCGATAGTGCGCTTATGGTCAATCCTAACGATGAGAGATACAGGCATTTAGTGGGGCAAAAAGTGATCCTGCCTTTAATCCATCGCGCAATCCCTATTATCGCTGATGCGCATGTAGAAATGGAGTTTGGCACAGGGTGTGTGAAGGTTACCCCTGGGCATGATTTTAACGATTATGAAGTGGGCAAACGCCACCATTTGGAGGCGATTAAAATCTTTGATGAAAAGGGGATTTTAAACGCGCATTGCGGGGAATTTGAGAACTTGGAGCGATTAGAAGCCAGAGATAAGGTCGTAGAAAAATTAAAAGAAAACGCCTTATTGGAAAAGATAGAAGAGCATGTGCATCAAGTGGGGCATTGTTATCGTTGTCATAATGTGGTAGAGCCTTATGTGTCTAAGCAATGGTTTGTCAAGCCTGAAATCGCTCAAAGTTCTATTGAAAAAATCCAACAAGGTTTGGCGCGATTCTACCCTTCTAATTGGATCAATAATTATAACGCTTGGATGAGGGAATTACGCCCTTGGTGTATCAGCAGGCAATTGTTTTGGGGGCATCAAATACCGGTATTCACTTGCGAGAATAACCACCAGTTCGTAAGCCTAGATGCTCCCTTAAATTGCCCTACTTGCAAGAGCGAAAAATTAGAGCAAGATAAAGATGTGCTAGACACATGGTTTAGTTCAGGGCTATGGGCGTTCTCTACTCTGGGGTGGGGGCAAGAAAAAAGCGGTTTGTTTAATGAAAACGATTTGAAAGATTTCTACCCTAACACCACGCTCATTACCGGGTTTGACATCCTCTTTTTTTGGGTGGCTAGGATGCTCTTTTGCAGCGAATCGCTTTTAGGCGAATTGCCTTTTAAAGACATTTACTTGCACGCCTTAGTGAGAGATGAAAAGGGCGAAAAAATGAGCAAATCTAAAGGTAATGTGATCGATCCTTTAGAGATGATAGAAAAATACGGCGCGGATAGCTTGCGTTTCACTTTAGCCAATTTGTGCGCTACGGGCAGAGACATCAAGCTTTCTACTACGCATTTAGAAAATAACAAGAATTTCGCCAACAAGATTTTCAATGCGGTGAGTTACTTGAAACTCAAACAAGAAGCTTTCAAAGACAGGGAGCGTTTGAACGAATACCAAACGGCTTTGGGGCGTTATGCGAAATCGCACTTGAATCTTGTTACTAAAGAGGTTCGTAACGCTTTAGACAATTATCGTTTTAATGACGCCACGACTTTGTTATACCGCTTTTTGTGGGGGGAATTTTGCGATTGGTTCATTGAATTTTCTAAAGTGGAAAATGAAGCGATAGACGAGTTAGGGAGCGTGTTAAAAGAGGCCTTAAAACTCCTGCACCCTTTCATGCCCTTTATCAGCGAGTCTTTATACCACAAGCTCAGTAACACGGAACTAGAAAACACTCATTCTATCATGGTCATGCCTTACCCTAAAGATTTAGCACAAGATGAAAAATTAGAGCATGAATTTGAAGTGATTAAAGATTGCATTGTGTCTTTAAGGCGTTTAAAAATCATGCTAGAAACCCCACCGATTGTTTTAAAAGAAGCGAGCGTGGGATTAAGGGAAGCCATAGAAAACACAGAGCGTTTGCAAACTTACGCCCAAAAATTAGCGAGGTTAGAAAAAGTCAGCGTGATTAGTTCTAAGCCTTTAAAGAGCGTGAGCGATGTGGGGGAATTTTGCCAGACTTATGCAAATTTAGAAAATCTTGATTTAAGCCCGCTTGTTGTGCGTTTGAAAAAGCAGTTGGAAAAATTGGAAAAAGAAAAATTAAAACTCAATTTGCACAATGAAAATTTTGTCAAAAACGCGCCTAAAAGCGTGCTAGAAAAAGCCAAAGAGAGTTTAAAAACGCTTTTAGAAAAAGAAAGTAAAATTAAACAAGAATTGGACTTGTTAGAACAACCATAA
- the ffh gene encoding signal recognition particle protein — MFQALSDGFKNALNKIRFQDDEKALDRALDELKKTLLKNDVHHKVARELLKKVESQTKLSGIGKQQFLDALEKSLLEILNAKGSSGFTFAQTPPTVVLMAGLQGSGKTTTTAKLAHYLKTKNKKVLLCACDLQRLAAVEQLKVLGEQVGVEVFYEENKSVKEIASNALKRAKEAQFDVLLVDSAGRLAIDKELMQELKEVKEVLNPHEVLYVADALSGQDGVKSANTFNEEIGVSGVVLSKFDSDSKGGIALGIAYQLGLPLRFIGSGEKIPDLDVFVPERIVGRLMGAGDIVSLAEKTASVLNPNEAKDLSKKLKKGQFTFNDFLNQIEKVKKLGSMSSLISMIPGLGNMANALKDTDLESSLEVKKIKAMVNSMTKKEQENPEILNGSRRKRIALGSGLEVSEINRIIKRFDQASKMAKRLTNKKGISDLMNLMSQAKNQTPPKMR; from the coding sequence ATGTTTCAAGCGTTAAGCGATGGGTTTAAAAACGCGCTCAATAAAATCCGCTTTCAAGATGATGAAAAAGCGCTAGACAGAGCGTTAGATGAATTGAAAAAAACGCTTTTAAAAAACGATGTGCATCATAAAGTGGCTAGAGAATTGCTCAAAAAAGTGGAAAGCCAGACTAAACTTAGTGGCATTGGTAAGCAGCAATTTTTAGACGCTTTAGAAAAGAGTTTGTTAGAAATTTTAAACGCTAAAGGGAGCAGTGGTTTTACTTTCGCTCAAACGCCCCCCACCGTGGTTTTAATGGCCGGTTTGCAAGGGAGCGGTAAGACAACCACAACCGCTAAACTCGCTCATTATTTAAAAACCAAAAATAAAAAAGTGCTTTTATGCGCATGCGATTTGCAACGCCTAGCGGCAGTGGAGCAATTAAAGGTTTTGGGCGAACAGGTGGGCGTGGAAGTTTTTTATGAAGAAAATAAAAGCGTGAAAGAAATCGCTAGCAACGCTTTAAAAAGGGCTAAAGAAGCGCAATTTGATGTTTTGCTCGTGGATAGCGCGGGGCGTTTAGCCATCGATAAAGAGCTTATGCAAGAATTAAAAGAAGTCAAAGAAGTCTTAAACCCCCATGAAGTGCTGTATGTTGCAGACGCCTTGAGCGGGCAAGATGGGGTCAAAAGCGCGAACACCTTTAATGAAGAAATAGGCGTGAGTGGGGTGGTGTTAAGCAAATTTGATAGCGATTCTAAAGGGGGTATCGCCTTAGGCATCGCTTACCAATTAGGCTTACCCTTGCGTTTTATTGGGAGCGGGGAAAAAATCCCTGATTTAGATGTGTTTGTGCCTGAAAGAATCGTGGGGCGTTTGATGGGGGCTGGAGATATTGTCTCGCTCGCTGAAAAAACCGCTAGCGTTTTAAACCCTAATGAAGCCAAAGATTTGAGCAAAAAACTCAAAAAAGGGCAATTCACTTTCAATGATTTTTTAAACCAGATTGAAAAAGTGAAAAAATTAGGCTCTATGAGTTCTCTAATCTCTATGATTCCAGGTTTAGGGAATATGGCAAACGCGCTAAAAGACACGGATTTAGAAAGCTCTTTAGAAGTGAAAAAAATCAAGGCCATGGTCAATTCCATGACCAAAAAAGAGCAAGAAAACCCCGAGATTTTAAACGGCAGCCGAAGAAAAAGGATCGCTTTAGGGAGTGGCTTAGAAGTGTCTGAAATCAACCGCATCATCAAACGCTTTGATCAAGCGAGCAAAATGGCGAAACGCTTAACGAATAAAAAGGGCATTAGCGATTTGATGAATCTAATGAGTCAGGCTAAAAATCAAACACCCCCTAAAATGCGCTAA
- the rpsP gene encoding 30S ribosomal protein S16 has product MTVIRLTRIGRKKKPFYRVVVTDSRKRRDGGWIESIGYYNPLSEPKDIKIDKERLNYWKGVGAKMSERVEKLSQKA; this is encoded by the coding sequence ATGACAGTCATTAGACTCACGCGCATTGGGAGAAAGAAAAAGCCTTTTTACAGAGTGGTGGTAACCGATTCTAGGAAAAGAAGGGATGGAGGTTGGATTGAATCCATTGGGTATTACAACCCTTTAAGCGAGCCTAAAGATATTAAAATTGATAAGGAGCGCTTGAATTACTGGAAAGGCGTGGGGGCTAAAATGAGCGAGAGGGTAGAAAAACTTTCTCAAAAAGCCTAA
- a CDS encoding KH domain-containing protein has translation MCELDPLNTPFSQAECKDRSYCVATFLEKYLKKVVSFPQALSVEHTLLEDKVKQITIYTHPSDMGHVIGKEGKMVSAIKAFVSGVKAKDGFSYKIVVFASKNGDKSPHVLGDQTP, from the coding sequence ATGTGCGAATTAGATCCTTTGAACACGCCTTTTTCTCAAGCTGAGTGTAAGGACCGTTCGTATTGCGTGGCAACTTTTTTAGAAAAATATTTAAAAAAGGTTGTGTCTTTTCCGCAAGCTTTGAGCGTAGAGCACACGCTTTTAGAAGATAAAGTCAAACAAATCACTATTTATACCCACCCATCAGACATGGGGCATGTGATCGGTAAAGAGGGCAAAATGGTGAGCGCGATTAAGGCGTTTGTTTCTGGTGTGAAAGCCAAAGACGGGTTTTCTTATAAAATCGTTGTTTTTGCTAGTAAAAACGGCGATAAAAGTCCCCATGTTTTAGGCGATCAGACGCCTTGA
- the rimM gene encoding ribosome maturation factor RimM (Essential for efficient processing of 16S rRNA), producing the protein MVSMLLVGRIGKSVGLNGGLKLHLESDFPECLKKGVKVSAAPLNAFSFASSFKEYIIHSYEHAKNLLFLETIQTPEKAKELTNLGLFMSEAESKKLCVLKEGEFFYCDLVGLSVVEENEILGKVIEIQRISQTDYFLVETTRSLVEKGLAKIFLIPYRDFYVKEILLQDKKITTHNAKTLLENS; encoded by the coding sequence ATGGTTTCTATGCTTTTAGTGGGTAGAATTGGTAAAAGCGTGGGGCTTAATGGGGGGTTAAAGCTTCATTTAGAGAGCGATTTTCCGGAGTGTTTAAAAAAAGGCGTTAAGGTGAGTGCCGCTCCCTTGAACGCTTTCTCTTTTGCTTCTTCTTTTAAAGAATATATAATCCATTCTTATGAACATGCCAAAAACCTGTTGTTTTTAGAAACGATCCAAACGCCTGAAAAGGCTAAAGAGCTGACTAATTTAGGGCTTTTTATGAGCGAAGCAGAGAGCAAAAAACTCTGTGTTTTAAAAGAGGGGGAGTTTTTTTATTGCGATTTAGTAGGGCTTAGCGTGGTGGAAGAAAACGAGATTCTAGGAAAAGTCATAGAAATCCAAAGGATTTCTCAAACAGATTATTTTCTGGTTGAAACCACGAGAAGTTTGGTTGAAAAAGGTTTGGCTAAGATTTTTTTAATCCCTTATAGGGATTTTTATGTCAAAGAAATCCTTTTGCAAGACAAAAAAATAACCACCCATAACGCTAAAACGCTTTTAGAGAATAGTTGA